One segment of Cataglyphis hispanica isolate Lineage 1 chromosome 23, ULB_Chis1_1.0, whole genome shotgun sequence DNA contains the following:
- the LOC126858037 gene encoding uncharacterized protein LOC126858037, which produces MSEKSIDSTIEEEEDRHIKRSRIAKCFKALFCCFRRESNAREIIRYDPHEYDYIIEKLVVKRVPLALFVIPADLADRRRSDDAMSDDISPSSSLSAFGGNNFSANAITRKTYPTSTRMNRSVYDSAANKTLCSDINKNQDLSLDDQANSSTWRQGILNRFNAPPHPDLKEFERSSKNPPNFPRSKLSFAEDISVTSNTKTDISSRSSTSSITVQDDVSTRDDFARDESVLKSERNDKSQAKEKDIEKDRNKFVLGRNRRYIVSPFRIRRDSLDLTKSKNVVGDFGVDGKSLAYIQESVEEKSSELVKDSKDCDIQSNTVRWRITIRRRRANANSEPPSSEGKMHR; this is translated from the exons ATGTCCGAGAAATCTATAGATTCTACCATCGAAGAGGAGGAGGACCGCCATATCAAGCGGAGTAGAATAGCGAAGTGTTTCAAGGCACTATTCTGCTGCTTCAGACGCGAATCAAACGCGAGAGAGATTATCAGATACGATCCCCACGAGTACGATTATATCATCGAGAAGCTCGTCGTGAAGCGCGTGCCGCTCGCGCTTTTCGTGATCCCAGCTGATCTCGCGGATCGACGTAGATCCGATGACGCGATGTCGGATGACATTTCGCCATCGTCGTCTTTGTCTGCGTTTGGCGGGAATAATTTTAGCGCAAATGCTATTACACGTAAAACATATCCCACCTCGACGAGGATGAACAGATCTGTATACGATTCTGCGGCGAATAAAACTTTGTGCtctgacataaataaaaatcaagatttaaG cTTGGATGATCAAGCAAATTCTTCGACCTGGAGACAGGGAATTCTGAATAGATTCAATGCACCTCCGCATCCGGACTTGAAGGAATTCGAAAGGTCGTCCAAGAATCCGCCGAATTTTCCGCGAAGCAAACTGTCATTCGCGGAGGACATTTCTGTGACCTCCAACACGAAGACCGACATTTCCTCTAGGTCCTCGACGTCCTCCATCACCGTTCAGGACGATGTTTCAACTCGGGATGATTTTGCTCGTGACGAATCTGTTCTCAAAAGTGAGAGAAATGACAAATCACAGGCAAAGGAGAAGGATATCGAGAAAGATCGAAATAAATTCGTTCTTGGACGGAACCGGAGGTACATAGTATCACCGTTTCGAATAAGACGAGATTCTCTCGATCTCACAAAATCGAAAAATGTCGTCGGGGATTTCGGCGTGGACGGCAAATCGCTGGCATATATTCAAGAATCCGTTGAGGAGAAATCTTCGGAATTAGTGAAGGATTCGAAAGATTGCGATATACAATCGAACACGGTCAGATGGCGAATTACTATTAGACGTCGGCGCGCAAACGCAAACTCAGAG cCGCCTTCTTCAGAAGGGAAAATGCATCGGTGA
- the LOC126857983 gene encoding transmembrane protein 231-like isoform X2, with amino-acid sequence MAAIEIFSSSVIYKYKSKIYSCASIVVFVFIVLSLLTPLFIIYNAGGIWIRNRMHAETPDVHFEYKYLLLAEVDPYEEPIVRENDLNGDGQKDSLKFEAYFYTDKPVKSLRLLLFFNFQLKHLIQAAIESIGVFDQVLSHEVQEIRFFGDLELRQKGLLRSEGLYETYNHSVDLSDYSLPELLLHNFNRKFSARITNERVTWRTGFSGEEAVAVIGELFYVENFIYYQPSVWEELKWAWIQYLSCLLVFAYLAKHILVFLFTNRYLNTYIVKPWADIYIYIYK; translated from the exons ATGGCAgcgattgaaatattttcgagcTCCgtcatttacaaatataagagCAAGATATATTCCTGCGCCTCGATCGTCGTCTTCGTGTTCATTGTGCTATCTTTGCTTACGCcgctttttataatctataatgcTGGAG GCATTTGGATAAGAAATCGGATGCATGCGGAAACGCCGGACGTACATTTCGAGTACAAGTATCTACTGCTCGCGGAGGTGGATCCTTACGAAGAACCTATC GTACGAGAGAACGATCTAAACGGCGACGGACAGAAGGATTCGTTGAAGTTTGAagcttatttttatacagacAAACCAGTAAAATCTCTGAGACTCTTGttgttctttaattttcagttAAAG CATCTCATTCAAGCGGCAATAGAATCTATCGGTGTGTTCGATCAGGTGTTAAGCCATGAAGTTCAAGAGATACGGTTCTTTGGTGATTTGGAGTTACGGCAGAAGGGACTCTTGCGCAGCGAAGGTCTCTACGAGACATACAACCACAGCGTAGATCTATCCGATTATTCTCTACCTGAACTGCTGTTACACAATTTTAACCGAAAAT TTTCAGCCAGAATCACGAACGAGCGAGTAACGTGGCGAACCGGCTTCTCTGGCGAAGAAGCGGTGGCCGTCATCGGCGAATTATTTTACGTGGAAAACTTTATTTACTATCAACCAAGTGTGTGGGAGGAATTGAAATGGGCATGGATCCAATATCTGTCATGTCTGCTTGTTTTCGCATATTTGGCCAAGCACATTTTAGTGTTTCTATTTACCAACAGATACCTAAACACGTATATCGTAAAACCGTGggcggatatatatatatatatatataaataa
- the LOC126857983 gene encoding transmembrane protein 231-like isoform X1: MAAIEIFSSSVIYKYKSKIYSCASIVVFVFIVLSLLTPLFIIYNAGGIWIRNRMHAETPDVHFEYKYLLLAEVDPYEEPIVCSTFTTYKENEIKDHCILIKVRENDLNGDGQKDSLKFEAYFYTDKPVKSLRLLLFFNFQLKHLIQAAIESIGVFDQVLSHEVQEIRFFGDLELRQKGLLRSEGLYETYNHSVDLSDYSLPELLLHNFNRKFSARITNERVTWRTGFSGEEAVAVIGELFYVENFIYYQPSVWEELKWAWIQYLSCLLVFAYLAKHILVFLFTNRYLNTYIVKPWADIYIYIYK, encoded by the exons ATGGCAgcgattgaaatattttcgagcTCCgtcatttacaaatataagagCAAGATATATTCCTGCGCCTCGATCGTCGTCTTCGTGTTCATTGTGCTATCTTTGCTTACGCcgctttttataatctataatgcTGGAG GCATTTGGATAAGAAATCGGATGCATGCGGAAACGCCGGACGTACATTTCGAGTACAAGTATCTACTGCTCGCGGAGGTGGATCCTTACGAAGAACCTATCGTATGTTCCACGTTTACGACTTACAAAGAGAACGAGATCAAAGATCATTGTATACTAATCAAg GTACGAGAGAACGATCTAAACGGCGACGGACAGAAGGATTCGTTGAAGTTTGAagcttatttttatacagacAAACCAGTAAAATCTCTGAGACTCTTGttgttctttaattttcagttAAAG CATCTCATTCAAGCGGCAATAGAATCTATCGGTGTGTTCGATCAGGTGTTAAGCCATGAAGTTCAAGAGATACGGTTCTTTGGTGATTTGGAGTTACGGCAGAAGGGACTCTTGCGCAGCGAAGGTCTCTACGAGACATACAACCACAGCGTAGATCTATCCGATTATTCTCTACCTGAACTGCTGTTACACAATTTTAACCGAAAAT TTTCAGCCAGAATCACGAACGAGCGAGTAACGTGGCGAACCGGCTTCTCTGGCGAAGAAGCGGTGGCCGTCATCGGCGAATTATTTTACGTGGAAAACTTTATTTACTATCAACCAAGTGTGTGGGAGGAATTGAAATGGGCATGGATCCAATATCTGTCATGTCTGCTTGTTTTCGCATATTTGGCCAAGCACATTTTAGTGTTTCTATTTACCAACAGATACCTAAACACGTATATCGTAAAACCGTGggcggatatatatatatatatatataaataa
- the LOC126857982 gene encoding Y+L amino acid transporter 2, translating into MPDKVAPAEKTVPRPVAAGPDNDSKGIKLKKELGLWDGVAIIVGIIVGAGIFVSPKGVLLNSGSVGQALIVWIFSGILSLIGALCYAELGTMIPRSGGDYAYIGDAFGPLPAFLYLWVALFILVPTGNAITALTFAQYILQPVWPGCEPPYEAVRLLAAVITCLLTAINCYNVKWATRVQDFFTATKIFALLIVIGAGLVWLCQGHMENFQRPMAGTNTQPGYVALAIYSGLFSYSGWNYLNFVTEELKDPYKNLPKAICISLPVVTVIYVFANIAYFVVLTQDEILASNAVAVTFGDKLLGVMSWIIPFFVACSTFGALNGAIFASSRLFFVGARNGHLPTAIALINVRNLTPMPSLIFLCLITLVLLIIKDVYVLINYVSFVEALFTTLSVSGLLWLRYKKPDLHRPIKVFILLPIIFFIICVFLVIFPCYVSPWEVGVGIIIILSGIPMYWIFIDWKAKPAWLANGSHNFNMMCAKLFLCVQEDKTE; encoded by the exons ATGCCAGACAAGGTAGCGCCGGCGGAGAAAACGGTCCCGCGGCCCGTCGCCGCGGGGCCCGACAATGACAGCAAAGGTATTAAACTGAAGAAGGAATTGGGTTTATGGGACGGCGTGGCGATCATCGTCGGCATCATCGTCGGCGCCGGTATCTTTGTATCGCCAAAGGGTGTGCTTCTGAACAGCGGCAGCGTCGGTCAGGCCCTTATCGTCTGGATTTTTTCCGGGATCTTATCGCTCATCGGGGCTCTATGTTACGCCGAGCTAG GTACGATGATTCCCAGGTCCGGTGGTGATTACGCGTACATAGGCGACGCCTTCGGACCTTTGCCAGCATTTCTCTATCTCTGGGTGGCGTTATTCATCCTGGTACCAACGGGGAATGCTATCACAGCGCTCACGTTCGCACAATACATTCTGCAACCCGTATGGCCTGGATGCGAACCGCCGTACGAAGCGGTGCGACTCCTCGCTGCTGTGATCACgt GTCTACTGACCGCCATCAATTGTTACAATGTCAAATGGGCGACCAGGGTACAAGACTTTTTCACCGCCACCAAAATTTTCGCTCTTCTGATCGTCATAGGAGCAGGTCTGGTATGGCTTTGTCAAGGCCACATGGAGAATTTTCAACGTCCGATGGCTGGTACCAACACCCAGCCCGGTTACGTTGCCCTCGCGATCTACTCCGGACTCTTCTCTTATTCGGGCTGGAATTACCTCAATTTCGTGACGGAGGAACTAAAAGATCCTTACAA AAATCTTCCAAAGGCTATTTGCATATCATTGCCAGTTGTAACAGTGATTTACGTATTCGCGAACATCGCGTATTTCGTTGTACTCACACAGGACGAAATACTTGCATCGAATGCTGTCGCTGTT ACCTTCGGCGATAAATTGCTGGGCGTTATGTCGTGGATCATACCATTCTTCGTGGCGTGTTCGACTTTCGGAGCATTGAACGGCGCGATCTTTGCGTCGTCCAGATTGTTCTTCGTCGGCGCCCGAAACGGACACCTCCCCACTGCCATTGCTTTGATTAATGTCCGCAACTTGACGCCGATGCCATCCCTCATCTTCCTC tgcCTTATCACTTTGGTGCTTCTTATCATAAAAGATGTCTACGTTCTGATAAATTATGTCAGCTTTGTTGAGGCTCTATTTACCACACTTTCCGTGTCTGGTCTATTGTGGCTACGTTACAAAAAGCCTGATCTCCATCGTCCTATAAAG gtttttatacttttaccaatcatctttttcataatttgcGTATTTCTGGTCATCTTTCCATGCTACGTTTCACCTTGGGAAGTTGGCGTAGGCATAATCATAATCCTGTCTGGAATTCCCATGTATTGGATCTTCATCGATTGGAAAGCAAAGCCCGCGTGGCTCGCAAATGGATCCC ATAATTTCAACATGATGTGTGCTAAGCTATTCTTGTGTGTACAAGAAGATAAAACCGAGTAA
- the LOC126857984 gene encoding ubiquitin-conjugating enzyme E2Q-like protein CG4502, whose protein sequence is MSTKSKEKVIAAIRKLFRPSDKIAEQEGASGSTNSPSRRLLSRHHRPDVVTPLDDPMPENLDPTHVDRNCFFKTKKSAKDNNEYKAINDKDVGLRRLMKEFNRIQRAQRHGDSAFTAELVNDNVFEWSVRLHKIDPDSRLAADMRELKIPHILLNVIFPKEFPFAPPFMRVISPRIEQGFVMHGGAICMELLTPRGWCCAYSVESMIMQFAASVVKGQAQVSRKSKPNKEYNRQLAEETFKNLVKTHEKYGWVTPPLAEG, encoded by the exons ATGTCTACGAAATCGAAGGAGAAGGTCATAGCCGCTATCCGAAAGCTCTTCCGACCTTCCGATAAGATCGCGGAACAGGAGGGAGCCAGCGGCTCGACCAATTCGCCGTCAAGGAGACTCTTAAGTCGTCATCATCGTCCAGATGTCGTCACTCCGTTGGATGATCCGATGCCGGAAAATCTAGATCCCACTCATGTCGATCGTAATTGTTTCTTCAAAACGAAAAAGTCCGCAAAG GACAATAACGAATACAAGGCCATCAACGACAAGGATGTAGGTTTGCGTCGACTGATGAAGGAATTCAACAGAATTCAGAGGGCACAGCGCCACGGCGATTCGGCCTTCACCGCTGAGCTTGTCAACGACAATGTCTTCGAGTGGTCTGTTCGGTTGCACAAGATCGATCCGGACAGTAGATTAGCGGCCGACATGCGTGAGCTGAAGATACCTCATATACTGTTGAATGTGATCTTCCCGAAGGAGTTTCCGTTCGCGCCACCTTTCATGAGGGTAATCTCGCCAAGGATCGAGCAGGGCTTTGTCATGCATGGCGGCGCTATCTGCATGGAACTTCTCACGCCGAGAGGATGGTGTTGTGCATATAGTGTCGAGTCGATGATTATGCAATTCGCGGCTAGTGTTGTGAAAGGGCAG GCACAAGTGTCGAGAAAGTCGAAACCGAATAAGGAATATAATCGACAATTGGCCGAGGAGACATTCAAGAACCTGGTGAAAACGCACGAAAAATACGGCTGGGTGACGCCGCCGCTCGCTGAAGGCtga